The Actinocatenispora sera genome has a window encoding:
- a CDS encoding DinB family protein: MTRYVDEDLSGAEFRECDLTGARLIGVVMQDAVIDGLVTNLEVNGVEVTGYVEAELDRRHPVRVLIRSEDPADLREAARQLRAGWTATIGRIRRTPGIERRSVNDEWSAAQTLRHLVFVHDSWFRRCCLGSTEPFTPMGIGPDVEPYRDAHGIDRSLVPELDEIVRVRDAQAAALEDWLAEVTAAQLAAPAPVPDDDVWPPYARGRSVRQCLGTVLNETFEHHGFCVRDLDLIEAQDAG, from the coding sequence ATGACGCGATACGTCGACGAGGACCTGAGCGGTGCGGAGTTCCGCGAGTGCGACCTGACCGGGGCACGCCTGATCGGCGTGGTCATGCAGGATGCGGTGATCGACGGGCTCGTCACCAACCTCGAGGTGAACGGTGTCGAGGTCACCGGGTACGTCGAGGCGGAGCTCGACCGGCGGCATCCGGTGCGAGTGCTGATCCGCTCGGAAGACCCCGCCGACCTGCGCGAGGCGGCGCGGCAGCTCCGCGCCGGCTGGACCGCCACGATCGGGCGCATCCGTCGCACGCCCGGCATCGAGCGCCGCAGCGTGAACGACGAGTGGTCGGCGGCGCAGACGCTGCGCCACCTGGTCTTCGTGCACGACTCCTGGTTCCGCCGCTGCTGCCTGGGCTCGACGGAGCCGTTCACGCCGATGGGCATCGGGCCGGACGTCGAGCCCTACCGTGATGCGCACGGGATCGACCGCTCGCTCGTTCCGGAACTCGACGAGATCGTGCGGGTGCGTGACGCGCAGGCCGCCGCACTCGAGGACTGGCTGGCCGAGGTCACCGCTGCGCAGCTCGCAGCGCCGGCGCCGGTGCCCGACGACGATGTTTGGCCGCCGTACGCCCGCGGCCGCTCGGTGCGGCAGTGCCTCGGCACGGTGCTCAACGAAACCTTCGAGCACCACGGCTTCTGCGTCCGCGACCTCGACCTGATCGAAGCACAGGACGCCGGGTAG
- a CDS encoding GNAT family N-acetyltransferase gives MRPFFEVPPLDGHLVRLEPLSVRHAADLAATADDDRTSYDFTLVPHADEVAGYITAQHERMAQGLVPFAQVRRSDGRAVGCTAFWDPRYWPGREDLRAIEIGFTWLGAAAQGSGINAEAKLLLMTYAFETLAVSRVDLKTDARNTRSRAAIAALGATFEGVLRGWSMSWAPGESGQLRDSAMYSVLAVEWGAVKQALAGRVDRQRSAARGGRPA, from the coding sequence ATGCGTCCGTTCTTCGAGGTACCGCCGCTGGACGGCCACCTGGTTCGGCTCGAACCGCTGTCCGTCCGGCACGCGGCCGACCTGGCTGCTACCGCCGATGACGACCGCACCAGCTACGACTTCACGCTGGTGCCGCACGCCGACGAGGTCGCCGGCTACATCACCGCGCAGCATGAGCGGATGGCGCAGGGCCTGGTGCCGTTCGCGCAGGTCCGGCGCTCCGACGGACGCGCGGTGGGCTGCACCGCGTTCTGGGACCCCCGATACTGGCCCGGGCGCGAGGACTTGCGCGCCATCGAGATCGGCTTCACCTGGCTCGGTGCGGCGGCGCAGGGTTCCGGAATCAACGCCGAGGCGAAGCTGCTCCTGATGACGTACGCGTTCGAGACGCTGGCGGTGTCCCGGGTCGATCTGAAGACCGACGCTCGCAACACGCGGTCCCGCGCCGCGATCGCCGCTCTCGGGGCCACGTTCGAGGGGGTGTTACGCGGATGGTCGATGTCCTGGGCGCCAGGCGAAAGCGGCCAGCTGCGCGACTCCGCCATGTACTCGGTGCTCGCCGTGGAGTGGGGCGCGGTCAAGCAGGCACTGGCCGGCCGGGTCGACCGGCAGCGGTCCGCCGCTCGCGGCGGACGCCCGGCATGA